Proteins from one Clostridia bacterium genomic window:
- the efp gene encoding elongation factor P produces MISAGDFRNGITFEMEGNVFQIVEFQHVKPGKGAAFVRTKLKNVITGGVIEKTFRPTEKLEKAHIERKDMQYSYSDGDLYYFMDQETFDMVPISADSIGDALKFVKEEMICKILSYKGSVFGIEPPTFVELLVTETEPGFKGDTATGATKPATLETGAVINVPLFIEENEMIRVDTRTGEYMERA; encoded by the coding sequence ATGATTTCAGCAGGCGATTTCAGAAATGGCATTACTTTCGAAATGGAAGGTAACGTATTTCAGATTGTAGAATTCCAGCATGTTAAACCCGGTAAAGGTGCAGCGTTTGTAAGAACCAAGCTCAAAAACGTAATCACCGGCGGTGTTATTGAAAAAACATTCCGTCCCACAGAAAAACTGGAAAAAGCACACATCGAAAGAAAGGATATGCAGTATTCTTATTCTGATGGTGATCTTTATTATTTCATGGATCAGGAAACCTTTGATATGGTTCCGATTTCCGCAGACAGCATCGGCGATGCTTTGAAATTTGTTAAAGAAGAAATGATTTGCAAAATCCTTTCTTACAAAGGCTCTGTGTTCGGTATTGAACCGCCTACATTTGTAGAACTTTTGGTAACTGAAACCGAACCCGGCTTCAAAGGTGATACAGCAACAGGCGCAACCAAGCCCGCTACACTCGAAACCGGTGCAGTGATTAACGTACCGCTCTTTATTGAAGAAAACGAAATGATTCGCGTAGACACCAGAACCGGTGAATACATGGAAAGAGCATAA
- a CDS encoding aminopeptidase P family protein, with amino-acid sequence MRIQNLLSRLPEKAVIMLSDPADMRYYASFSGEGYVLLSESIRRIYTDGRYTENAQREAPSFEICDIRGFWKEVKHLNCPLFFQEAHLVHKTYLGAKKLEIELMPSDIPFAELRSVKEEAEVEALRQAASIAEKAYQETLNFIRPGQSEQEIAAYLNYKMACFGAEKPSFDTICISGKNTSLPHGVPTAKTVQEGEFLTMDFGAVYNGYCSDMTRTVAVGYLSDEMEWVYDIVLRAQDTLERTVKPGMTAGEADEIARKIIVDAEYGQYFVHSTGHGVGLEIHEFPNLAPNRDTVLKANQVVTIEPGIYLPEKFGVRIENTVVLRDNGCDSLQKSDKELIIL; translated from the coding sequence ATGAGGATACAGAATTTATTGAGCAGGCTTCCCGAAAAGGCAGTTATCATGCTTTCCGACCCTGCGGATATGCGTTATTACGCATCCTTCTCGGGAGAAGGCTATGTCTTGCTATCGGAAAGTATCAGGCGTATTTATACCGATGGCAGATATACAGAGAATGCACAAAGAGAAGCACCTTCATTTGAAATCTGTGATATCCGCGGATTCTGGAAAGAGGTTAAACATTTAAATTGTCCTTTGTTTTTTCAGGAAGCGCATCTGGTACACAAAACCTATCTTGGTGCTAAAAAGCTTGAGATAGAGCTGATGCCCTCAGATATTCCTTTTGCGGAGCTTCGTTCTGTTAAAGAGGAAGCCGAGGTTGAAGCATTAAGACAGGCGGCATCCATTGCAGAAAAGGCGTATCAGGAGACTTTGAATTTTATCCGACCCGGTCAGAGCGAGCAGGAAATTGCGGCATATCTGAATTATAAAATGGCATGCTTCGGTGCGGAAAAACCGTCATTTGATACCATTTGCATTTCAGGTAAAAACACTTCCTTGCCCCATGGCGTTCCTACCGCTAAAACCGTGCAGGAGGGCGAATTTCTGACCATGGATTTCGGTGCTGTATATAACGGTTACTGCTCGGATATGACAAGGACGGTTGCGGTTGGCTATCTTTCGGATGAAATGGAGTGGGTGTACGATATTGTGCTTCGGGCGCAGGATACCTTGGAAAGGACCGTAAAGCCCGGTATGACAGCCGGTGAGGCAGATGAGATTGCACGAAAGATTATTGTAGATGCCGAATACGGACAGTATTTTGTACATAGTACCGGTCACGGGGTAGGACTTGAGATTCATGAGTTTCCGAATCTTGCACCAAATCGGGATACGGTGCTTAAAGCAAATCAGGTCGTTACCATTGAACCCGGTATCTATTTGCCCGAAAAATTCGGTGTCCGAATTGAAAATACGGTGGTTTTGCGGGACAATGGATGTGATTCACTGCAAAAATCCGATAAAGAATTGATAATTCTTTAA
- a CDS encoding TIM barrel protein → MVRFGTSGNPDNFYTSGKKKSIEMPGWLKEIGLSAYEYQCSKGVKITQKTAEELGEKAKENDIYMSIHSPYYISLSSVESEKRDNSINYILKTLEAAKFCGAKRIVVHAGSCSKMSREEALSLACDTLKRAYDAAKDMHLDDIHICPETMGKINQLGTVDEVLEMCKVSENFVPCIDFGHVNAREMGSLNAFSDFENIVNKIHNVLGEEKARKFHVHFTRIAFTAGGEKCHIPYEDESFGPTFDPFAELILKRNLEPVIICESPGMQDVDALTYQSILGAMGK, encoded by the coding sequence ATGGTACGATTCGGTACATCCGGTAACCCGGACAATTTTTATACCAGCGGAAAAAAGAAAAGCATAGAAATGCCCGGTTGGCTGAAGGAAATCGGGCTTTCTGCTTATGAATACCAATGCTCCAAAGGTGTTAAAATAACACAAAAGACAGCAGAAGAGTTGGGCGAAAAGGCGAAAGAAAATGACATTTATATGAGCATCCATTCGCCTTACTATATCAGCCTGTCTTCTGTAGAATCCGAAAAACGGGACAACAGCATCAATTACATTCTAAAAACCCTGGAGGCGGCAAAATTCTGTGGTGCAAAGCGTATTGTGGTGCATGCAGGCTCCTGCAGTAAAATGAGCAGAGAAGAGGCGCTTTCGCTTGCATGCGATACCTTGAAAAGAGCCTATGATGCGGCAAAAGATATGCATTTAGATGACATTCATATCTGCCCCGAAACTATGGGGAAAATCAATCAGCTGGGAACGGTTGACGAGGTGCTTGAAATGTGCAAGGTCAGCGAGAATTTTGTGCCCTGTATTGATTTTGGACATGTGAATGCCAGAGAAATGGGAAGCCTTAATGCGTTTTCGGATTTTGAGAACATTGTAAATAAAATCCATAATGTGCTGGGCGAAGAAAAGGCGAGAAAATTTCATGTGCATTTTACCCGTATTGCCTTTACGGCAGGTGGCGAGAAATGCCATATTCCTTACGAGGATGAAAGCTTTGGTCCTACGTTTGACCCTTTCGCAGAACTGATTTTAAAGCGGAATTTAGAGCCGGTTATCATTTGTGAATCTCCGGGCATGCAGGATGTGGATGCTTTGACCTATCAGTCTATTTTAGGAGCGATGGGCAAATGA
- a CDS encoding YqeG family HAD IIIA-type phosphatase: MRKFKPTLYYKTIEDIDVSVLQEKGIKALILDIDNTLVPPHTPVCDARAKAFVDKMQTKFKICIVSNNIYARAKKFADSFPVDFICDGNKPAKKPFLLALEKLQVKPEEVAVIGDQIFTDVWGANRMHMCAVLVDPVCDKEGKFVKFKRILENIVYKRG; this comes from the coding sequence GTGCGAAAATTCAAACCCACTCTGTATTACAAAACCATAGAAGACATAGATGTGTCTGTGTTGCAGGAGAAAGGCATCAAAGCCCTGATTTTAGACATTGACAATACTTTAGTGCCGCCGCATACGCCGGTTTGTGATGCGCGCGCTAAAGCTTTTGTGGATAAAATGCAGACAAAATTTAAAATTTGTATTGTATCCAATAACATCTATGCGCGTGCAAAAAAATTTGCAGATTCTTTTCCGGTGGATTTTATTTGTGACGGCAATAAGCCTGCCAAAAAGCCTTTTTTGCTTGCCCTCGAAAAACTACAGGTAAAGCCCGAAGAGGTGGCTGTAATCGGTGACCAGATTTTTACCGATGTGTGGGGTGCAAACCGTATGCATATGTGCGCAGTACTTGTGGACCCCGTTTGTGATAAAGAAGGGAAATTTGTAAAATTCAAGCGGATATTGGAAAATATTGTCTATAAGAGAGGATAA